Proteins co-encoded in one Uloborus diversus isolate 005 chromosome 9, Udiv.v.3.1, whole genome shotgun sequence genomic window:
- the LOC129230472 gene encoding stabilizer of axonemal microtubules 2-like, translating into MRQCICQICICGRHRCEHKGHRRTPFAKDDIPLEKTTENKDRFRPFGLQPRRKPAKPPQDAPWKGTEPTIHETTTRKDYIPWPFQKRALMFRPEVRQKPKGKMADTTTYGKDFKPKRGEKVQPKKIASGAKAGVMPGTGSGKIEGSTTYGKAYVPKPCSKREAAAAKGCTLTELGKPFSGVTETKLQYQAPPQSKREPASPLKGQLKMEGDMDCTTSHRRDYTPYVYQPPVKPIKKKSKSWSPGGDGTFKGETTHSHDYKCPPPTKRVEATLPKHGTQGFRGDFEGISHYKHDFPPHEVIPHSLPPWHPTYRPHTAPSAPMQGTTTYRRDYEAPPDSTEPTKHREVKNNLTLASGPMEKYTTHMRDFPRKDITDPIRSCKPDTKYRKPEGKFAGLSITAGDFTPKQLSETRAFEKQPDNLKPGKGAMEDLTTTMEDFRWMCLDCPAAYLKKYGKDALEPTWNYEKYEKGHEIYRKKRKKDKKKLHNKSDMQNKDMRCNKKEANCEEHQTLVTVS; encoded by the exons ATGAGACAGTGCATTTGTCAGATCTGTATCTGTGGACGTCATCGATGCGAGCACAAAGGTCATAGACGAACTCCTTTTGCCAAAGATGATATTCCTCTGGAGAAGACAACAGAGAATAAGGATCGATTCCGCCCATTCGGATTACAACCTCGAAGAAAACCAGCAAAACCACCTCAAGATGCTCCTTGGAAAGGCACCGAACCCACCATCCACGAAACCACCACCCGCAAAGATTATATTCCATGGCCTTTCCAAAAGCGGGCTCTTATGTTTCGACCCGAGGTTCGACAAAAGCCGAAGGGGAAAATGGCCGATACTACCACTTATGGAAAAGATTTTAAACCCAAAAGGGGTGAAAAGGTTCAACCAAAGAAGATAGCATCTGGTGCTAAAGCTGGGGTCATGCCAGGCACTGGTTCCGGAAAGATTGAGGGTTCAACAACTTATGGAAAAGCTTACGTCCCAAAGCCTTGCTCTAAGAGGGAAGCAGCAGCGGCTAAGGGTTGCACCCTCACAGAACTTGGAAAACCGTTTTCAG GCGTAACAGAGACCAAGCTTCAGTATCAGGCACCACCTCAGAGTAAAAGGGAGCCTGCTAGTCCCCTGAAAGGTCAGCTAAAGATGGAAGGTGACATGGACTGCACAACGAGCCATAGAAGAGATTACACACCATATGTCTACCAACCACCTGTCAAACCGATCAAAAAGAAGAGTAAGAGCTGGAGCCCCGGAGGAGATGGAACTTTCAAAGGAGAGACTACTCATTCCCATGATTACAAGTGTCCACCCCCGACGAAGCGAGTAGAAGCGACGCTCCCCAAGCATGGAACTCAAGGCTTTAGAGGCGACTTCGAAGGAATATCTCACTACAAACATGATTTCCCACCGCATGAAGTTATTCCACA CTCTTTACCACCATGGCATCCTACTTATCGCCCTCATACCGCACCATCAGCTCCTATGCAGGGTACCACGACTTACAGAAGGGACTATGAAGCCCCTCCTGATTCCACAGAACCTACCAAGCACCGAGAAGTGAAGAATAATTTGACATTGGCAAGTGGACCCATGGAGAAATATACGACGCACATGAGAGATTTCCCTCGAAAGGACATAACTGATCCCATTCGGTCCTGTAAGCCTGATACTAAATATCGAAAACCAGAA GGCAAATTTGCCGGTTTATCTATAACTGCTGGTGATTTTACTCCCAAACAACTCTCCGAAACGCGTGCTTTTGAGAAACAACCGGACAACTTGAAACCAGGAAAGGGGGCTATGGAAGACCTCACTACAACGATGGAGGATTTTCGCTGGATGTGCCTGGACTGTCCGGCTGCTTACCTGAAAAAGTACGGCAAGGACGCTCTCGAACCCACATGGAACTACGAAAAATATGAGAAGGGGCATGAAATCTACcggaaaaagaggaaaaaagacaaaaagaagTTACACAATAAGTCAGATATGCAGAACAAAGACATGCGGTGCAATAAGAAAGAAGCAAATTGCGAAGAGCATCAAACGCTAGTAACTGTTAGCTGA